A section of the Festucalex cinctus isolate MCC-2025b chromosome 9, RoL_Fcin_1.0, whole genome shotgun sequence genome encodes:
- the LOC144025368 gene encoding phospholipase A and acyltransferase 2-like — MASQYNEKPQPGDLLEIFRGGYQHWAIYVGDGYVVHLAPHSEIPGAGVNSMMSVLTNTALVKKEELWEVVGDNNWKINNLLDDKYEPRPVYLIVREALDLVGEELPYCVFRGNCEHFVTRLRYGKPQSRQVRQVGEAAVYAGALTLGALGVAALLTTLLGGNKDKRKQ, encoded by the exons ATGGCATCACAG TACAATGAGAAACCACAGCCTGGCGACTTGTTAGAAATCTTCCGAGGCGGTTACCAGCATTGGGCCATATACGTCGGCGATGGCTATGTGGTTCATTTAGCCCCACACT CGGAAATCCCGGGTGCGGGCGTGAACAGCATGATGTCCGTCCTAACGAACACGGCGCTTGTGAAGAAGGAGGAGCTGTGGGAGGTGGTGGGTGacaacaactggaaaatcaaCAACTTGCTGGATGACAAGTATGAGCCGCGACCGGTCTACTTGATCGTGAGGGAAGCGCTCGACCTGGTGGGCGAGGAGCTGCCGTACTGCGTTTTCCGGGGAAACTGCGAGCACTTTGTCACCCGGCTGCGTTATGGCAAGCCTCAGTCTCGGCAG GTGCGTCAAGTGGGAGAGGCCGCTGTTTATGCAGGCGCGTTGACACTGGGTGCTTTGGGCGTAGCAGCTCTGCTGACAACTTTGCTTGGAGGCAACAAAGACAAGCGCaaacagtaa
- the rarres3 gene encoding retinoic acid receptor responder 3 isoform X1 — protein MGAGSSVEMKGVKVSEKFNADMASQYDEKPQPGDLLEISRGTYQHWAIYVGDGYVVHLAPPSEIPGAGVNSLMSVLANTALVKKEELWEVVGDSTWEINNLLDDKYEPRPVYLIVREALDLVGEELPYCVFRGNCEHFVTRLRYGKPQSRQVRQVGEAAVYAGALTLGALGVAALLATLLGGNKDKRKQ, from the exons gGTGTCAAAGTTTCAGAGAAATTCAACGCAGACATGGCATCACAG TACGATGAGAAACCACAGCCTGGCGACTTGTTAGAAATCTCCCGCGGCACTTACCAGCATTGGGCCATATACGTCGGTGATGGCTATGTGGTTCATTTGGCCCCACCAT CGGAAATCCCGGGTGCGGGCGTGAACAGCCTGATGTCCGTCCTAGCGAACACGGCGCTTGTGAAGAAGGAGGAGCTGTGGGAGGTGGTGGGTGACAGCACCTGGGAAATCAACAACTTGCTGGACGACAAGTATGAGCCGCGACCGGTCTACTTGATCGTGAGGGAAGCGCTCGACCTGGTGGGCGAGGAGCTGCCGTACTGCGTTTTCCGGGGAAACTGCGAGCACTTTGTAACCCGGCTGCGTTATGGCAAGCCTCAGTCTCGGCAG GTGCGTCAAGTGGGAGAGGCCGCTGTTTATGCAGGCGCGTTGACACTGGGTGCTTTGGGCGTAGCAGCTCTGTTGGCAACTTTGCTTGGAGGCAACAAAGACAAGCGCaaacagtaa
- the rarres3 gene encoding retinoic acid receptor responder 3 isoform X2: MASQYDEKPQPGDLLEISRGTYQHWAIYVGDGYVVHLAPPSEIPGAGVNSLMSVLANTALVKKEELWEVVGDSTWEINNLLDDKYEPRPVYLIVREALDLVGEELPYCVFRGNCEHFVTRLRYGKPQSRQVRQVGEAAVYAGALTLGALGVAALLATLLGGNKDKRKQ, translated from the exons ATGGCATCACAG TACGATGAGAAACCACAGCCTGGCGACTTGTTAGAAATCTCCCGCGGCACTTACCAGCATTGGGCCATATACGTCGGTGATGGCTATGTGGTTCATTTGGCCCCACCAT CGGAAATCCCGGGTGCGGGCGTGAACAGCCTGATGTCCGTCCTAGCGAACACGGCGCTTGTGAAGAAGGAGGAGCTGTGGGAGGTGGTGGGTGACAGCACCTGGGAAATCAACAACTTGCTGGACGACAAGTATGAGCCGCGACCGGTCTACTTGATCGTGAGGGAAGCGCTCGACCTGGTGGGCGAGGAGCTGCCGTACTGCGTTTTCCGGGGAAACTGCGAGCACTTTGTAACCCGGCTGCGTTATGGCAAGCCTCAGTCTCGGCAG GTGCGTCAAGTGGGAGAGGCCGCTGTTTATGCAGGCGCGTTGACACTGGGTGCTTTGGGCGTAGCAGCTCTGTTGGCAACTTTGCTTGGAGGCAACAAAGACAAGCGCaaacagtaa